A genomic segment from Synergistes jonesii encodes:
- a CDS encoding NAD(P)-binding domain-containing protein, translated as MNDSVKADVGFIGCGGIASALTRGLCSSDGFKGMVYVYDHHTEKTEAVKADYPDRIVVVSSDQEVVDNAQVIVPAIVPTALEKVAPRLKFERRHHIIHLAAAVKLAQAAPWFSPAQAMVRAVPLSFAARRIGPVVLFGDDGLSESLLSLVGAIVKVEREKDLEVLAAVTGVMVPYYGLVGEIVRWCMSRGMDFRSAMDYTCFMNEALSKLMRMDCTDDIDAFMSANATPSGMNELAWGEMKAADAYKPWRLSLDKIGNKYGV; from the coding sequence ATGAACGACAGTGTAAAAGCAGATGTGGGATTCATCGGCTGCGGCGGCATAGCTTCAGCGCTGACGCGTGGGCTTTGTTCGTCCGACGGCTTCAAGGGCATGGTCTATGTCTACGACCACCACACCGAGAAGACCGAGGCGGTGAAGGCGGACTACCCGGATCGTATAGTTGTCGTCTCTTCGGACCAAGAGGTCGTAGACAATGCGCAGGTAATAGTTCCAGCGATAGTGCCGACGGCGCTTGAAAAGGTCGCACCCAGACTGAAGTTCGAGCGACGGCATCATATCATTCATTTGGCCGCCGCCGTAAAGCTCGCCCAGGCGGCGCCATGGTTCTCTCCGGCGCAGGCTATGGTCAGGGCCGTGCCTCTTTCGTTTGCGGCCCGCAGGATCGGCCCCGTCGTCCTCTTCGGCGACGACGGATTGAGCGAGAGCCTGCTCTCCCTCGTAGGCGCGATCGTCAAGGTGGAAAGGGAGAAAGATCTTGAGGTGCTGGCGGCCGTCACCGGCGTAATGGTCCCCTATTACGGCTTGGTTGGAGAAATCGTCCGCTGGTGTATGAGCAGGGGGATGGATTTCAGATCGGCCATGGATTACACCTGTTTCATGAACGAGGCCCTTTCCAAGCTCATGCGCATGGACTGCACGGATGATATAGACGCCTTCATGTCGGCCAACGCCACCCCTAGCGGTATGAACGAGCTCGCCTGGGGCGAGATGAAGGCGGCCGACGCCTATAAGCCTTGGAGGCTGTCTCTCGATAAGATCGGCAATAAGTACGGGGTATAA
- a CDS encoding MurR/RpiR family transcriptional regulator — MSISERILSISETLSKKQNLLGKFIVDNIFEAAMMNAPQIAGRAGVSKATLTRFVHTLGFESFADFHTELRKETLRNQEMKFRQEPYLDSNNSVYQKVFDLEMELMREALENMEQEIFEKSAEMLFEADQVMLVGGPIHNFLAFYAGNFMCGFRDNVRVVSQRDMEFLSLLRNAGQKSCALVFSYPRYSQEVQTITEMLSEKKVPVIGMTDSKLSPIVPFAKYTLLTPQKYIILADASASAMALIHSLMVAMYRKHSDRIRGMLEKYEKDILTTDMFVYKDYNFVKQL; from the coding sequence ATGAGCATCAGCGAAAGAATCCTCTCCATCTCTGAAACTCTCAGCAAGAAGCAAAACTTGTTGGGTAAATTCATCGTAGACAATATCTTCGAGGCGGCGATGATGAACGCGCCGCAGATAGCCGGCCGCGCCGGGGTGAGCAAAGCCACTCTCACGCGCTTCGTCCATACGCTGGGGTTTGAGAGCTTCGCCGATTTTCACACCGAGCTGCGCAAGGAAACGCTGAGGAATCAAGAAATGAAATTCCGCCAGGAGCCTTATCTCGATTCAAATAACTCCGTCTACCAAAAGGTTTTTGATCTGGAGATGGAGCTCATGCGGGAGGCCTTGGAAAACATGGAGCAGGAAATTTTTGAAAAATCCGCGGAGATGCTTTTTGAGGCAGATCAGGTGATGCTCGTGGGCGGCCCGATACATAATTTTCTGGCCTTCTACGCGGGCAACTTCATGTGCGGTTTCCGCGACAACGTTCGCGTCGTCAGCCAGAGGGACATGGAATTTCTCTCTCTGCTGAGGAACGCCGGGCAAAAATCATGCGCGCTAGTCTTCAGCTATCCGCGCTATTCGCAGGAGGTACAGACGATAACGGAGATGCTCTCGGAGAAAAAAGTCCCCGTTATAGGGATGACCGACAGCAAATTGTCTCCTATCGTACCCTTCGCAAAGTATACGCTGCTGACGCCGCAGAAGTACATAATCCTCGCCGATGCCAGCGCCTCTGCGATGGCGCTTATACATTCCCTTATGGTCGCCATGTACAGGAAGCATTCGGATCGGATAAGGGGGATGCTTGAGAAGTATGAGAAGGATATACTCACCACCGATATGTTCGTCTACAAAGACTATAATTTCGTCAAGCAGCTGTAG
- a CDS encoding glycyl-radical enzyme activating protein, translating into MAVKGRILRIERSSNKDGHGLRTVVFFKGCPLSCEWCSTPESQSVYFEVGFVRSLCRFCRQCESVCPEGQILCDAERGTISSGGGCSGCRRCVQICQHDAVRLYGRDFSSDELVEEIARDDIFFHHGGGVTLSGGEVLMQPEFALAVLKGSADLGIDRTIETCAFAEWRTIRPLLDYLPNIFIDLKMMDAQKHLRYTGAENKIILENIRKIDAAGTTNITLRVPFVPTVNDNVENYEAMAEFCSGLKNLSVVEVLPYHRLGIETYKNLGRPVPFPELTPPSRSDMENKIYPLEKLNGVQLKIAY; encoded by the coding sequence ATGGCAGTCAAGGGCAGGATACTGCGCATTGAACGCTCGTCGAATAAAGACGGCCATGGCTTGAGAACTGTCGTCTTTTTCAAGGGTTGCCCCCTCTCCTGCGAATGGTGTTCGACGCCTGAGTCACAGAGCGTCTATTTCGAGGTGGGGTTCGTCCGTTCTCTGTGCAGATTCTGCCGACAATGCGAGAGTGTCTGCCCCGAGGGGCAGATACTCTGCGACGCGGAGCGCGGAACGATCTCCTCTGGCGGCGGGTGCAGCGGCTGCCGCAGATGCGTGCAGATCTGCCAGCACGACGCGGTGCGGCTCTACGGCAGGGACTTCTCCTCCGACGAACTGGTAGAAGAGATAGCCAGAGACGACATCTTTTTCCACCACGGCGGAGGAGTCACGCTGAGCGGTGGCGAGGTGCTGATGCAGCCGGAATTTGCGCTTGCCGTGCTGAAGGGCTCGGCCGACCTGGGAATAGACAGGACGATCGAAACCTGCGCCTTCGCTGAGTGGAGGACGATAAGGCCGCTGCTTGATTATCTTCCGAATATCTTTATAGACTTAAAGATGATGGACGCGCAGAAGCATCTTCGCTATACAGGCGCTGAGAATAAAATCATTCTCGAAAATATAAGGAAAATAGACGCGGCCGGCACGACCAATATCACGTTGAGAGTCCCTTTCGTCCCAACGGTAAACGACAATGTTGAGAATTACGAAGCGATGGCGGAATTCTGCTCGGGGCTGAAAAACCTTTCCGTCGTTGAGGTCCTGCCGTATCACAGGCTGGGGATCGAAACCTACAAAAATTTAGGGCGTCCGGTCCCCTTTCCCGAATTGACGCCGCCGTCGCGCAGCGATATGGAAAACAAAATATACCCCCTCGAAAAGCTGAACGGGGTGCAGCTGAAGATCGCGTATTAA
- a CDS encoding glycyl radical protein, whose translation MQKDYMKRIDFLKERVLNTRPEVDLECAKLLTESFKETEGLPLVLQKAKGVQYQCEHKSVTIWPQELIVGCSGSKIRGGIVSADSCWSVLDNELETISTRRYDPFYISEEEKKLFREVIKPFWKGKSIYENWVAQVPEDVKKLKECGAVFTDRKFVRGWGEVTAGYTDVINEGIAAVRERILKKMEKLDIAVPGDYEKIIYYKALLASANGVVALARRYSEEALRLAVIEEDPRRKEELLKISKICAKVPEHPAETFHEGVQSAYLYHIVIIMEQNAASYNMGRMDQYLYPFYKADLEAGRITQDEAQELLDCLWVKLSEPCLFQDYVSAQFSAGYPMFQNICAGGIDHTGSDAVNGVSYMLLQATMDVQLYQPSLSVRYSMSKNPNSFLKKIVELISLGTGFPAFHCDEVGTQMMMNKGVPLREAYNWNPCGCVETNLEGKMCGFTAFADLNLGEMVELTLLNGVSRKYGRLISIETGDPTDFSSYEEFEAAVKKQICYGIKCLVKASHICDFISKKRPVPTLSLTHRECVENAVDYTDGGAKYHVGNGIDMIGVADLINSLAAVKTLVFEQKKITMEKLLTALADNFENEPEIRKLCLDAPKYGNDIKWVDKMGAELFTFIADEIESYRSHMGTMSPGILPVSGNTPFGLEVGALPSGRVAWKPLSDGLSPMCGTDMEGPTAILKSISNIPHDRFMQGTLLNMKIMPDFLKSSEGMAAMMSLLKGLCSLGVFHVQFNVVDQKKLLDAQEHPENYKGLLVRVAGYTAFFVELDKNVQDDIISRTMITEME comes from the coding sequence ATGCAAAAAGATTACATGAAAAGAATCGATTTCCTTAAGGAAAGAGTGTTGAACACCCGCCCGGAGGTAGACCTTGAGTGCGCAAAGCTGCTTACGGAGAGCTTCAAAGAGACGGAGGGGCTGCCTCTTGTCCTCCAAAAGGCAAAGGGCGTCCAGTATCAGTGCGAGCACAAGAGCGTCACCATCTGGCCGCAGGAGCTGATAGTCGGCTGTTCGGGCAGCAAGATACGCGGCGGCATCGTCTCCGCCGACAGCTGCTGGTCAGTCTTAGATAACGAATTGGAGACGATCAGCACCAGACGCTACGATCCCTTTTATATTTCGGAAGAGGAAAAGAAACTGTTCAGAGAAGTGATAAAACCTTTCTGGAAGGGCAAATCCATCTATGAAAACTGGGTGGCTCAGGTCCCAGAGGATGTGAAGAAGCTCAAGGAGTGCGGGGCGGTGTTCACCGACAGAAAGTTCGTCAGAGGCTGGGGCGAGGTGACGGCAGGATACACCGACGTCATCAACGAAGGGATAGCCGCAGTGCGCGAACGTATCTTAAAAAAGATGGAGAAGCTCGACATCGCGGTACCTGGAGATTACGAGAAGATCATCTATTACAAGGCGCTGCTGGCTTCGGCCAATGGCGTGGTGGCGCTTGCAAGGCGCTATTCGGAAGAAGCGCTTCGCCTTGCTGTAATAGAAGAGGATCCGCGCCGTAAGGAAGAGCTGCTGAAGATATCAAAGATCTGCGCCAAGGTTCCCGAGCATCCAGCTGAGACCTTCCATGAAGGCGTGCAGTCAGCCTACCTTTACCACATCGTGATAATCATGGAGCAAAACGCGGCCAGCTATAACATGGGTAGGATGGACCAGTATCTCTATCCTTTCTATAAGGCGGATCTCGAGGCCGGACGCATAACCCAGGACGAGGCGCAGGAGCTACTTGACTGCCTCTGGGTCAAGCTCTCGGAGCCCTGCCTTTTCCAGGATTACGTCTCGGCTCAGTTCTCAGCCGGATACCCGATGTTTCAGAATATCTGCGCGGGCGGCATAGATCATACCGGAAGCGACGCAGTGAATGGAGTCTCCTATATGTTGCTGCAGGCAACGATGGACGTCCAGCTCTACCAACCGTCGCTCTCCGTCCGTTACAGCATGTCCAAGAATCCCAACAGTTTCTTAAAGAAGATCGTAGAACTCATAAGCCTCGGTACGGGCTTCCCAGCGTTCCACTGCGACGAGGTCGGCACCCAGATGATGATGAACAAGGGAGTGCCGCTTCGCGAGGCCTATAACTGGAACCCCTGCGGCTGCGTAGAGACGAACCTCGAGGGTAAGATGTGCGGCTTCACGGCCTTCGCCGACCTGAACCTCGGCGAGATGGTGGAGCTCACGTTGCTGAACGGCGTCTCCCGCAAATACGGCAGGCTCATCTCGATTGAAACGGGGGATCCCACGGATTTCTCTTCGTATGAGGAATTCGAAGCAGCGGTCAAGAAGCAGATCTGCTACGGCATCAAGTGTCTTGTCAAAGCTAGCCATATCTGCGATTTTATCAGCAAGAAGCGCCCCGTGCCAACGCTTTCGTTGACGCACCGCGAGTGCGTTGAAAACGCGGTCGACTATACGGACGGCGGAGCAAAATATCACGTCGGCAACGGGATCGACATGATTGGAGTCGCAGACCTGATCAACAGCCTGGCCGCAGTGAAGACTCTTGTCTTCGAACAGAAGAAGATAACAATGGAGAAGCTGCTGACCGCGCTCGCCGACAACTTTGAAAATGAGCCGGAAATCCGCAAGCTATGCCTTGATGCGCCAAAATACGGCAACGATATCAAATGGGTCGACAAAATGGGGGCCGAGCTCTTCACCTTTATCGCGGACGAGATCGAAAGCTACAGAAGCCATATGGGGACGATGAGCCCCGGCATACTTCCAGTCTCGGGCAATACGCCTTTCGGCCTCGAAGTCGGCGCGCTGCCGTCGGGACGCGTGGCGTGGAAGCCGCTCAGCGACGGCCTGAGCCCGATGTGCGGCACTGATATGGAGGGACCGACGGCGATCTTAAAGTCGATATCAAACATTCCGCACGACAGGTTCATGCAGGGCACATTGCTCAATATGAAGATTATGCCGGATTTCCTCAAGAGCAGCGAAGGAATGGCGGCTATGATGAGCCTGCTCAAAGGGCTCTGCTCGCTGGGCGTCTTCCACGTGCAGTTCAACGTCGTCGATCAAAAGAAGCTGCTTGACGCGCAGGAGCACCCTGAAAATTACAAGGGGCTGCTTGTAAGGGTTGCCGGATACACAGCATTCTTCGTGGAACTTGACAAGAATGTCCAGGACGACATTATTTCAAGAACGATGATCACGGAAATGGAGTAA
- a CDS encoding TRAP transporter large permease: MLIVAVGIIILGLLSGIYLPYVFVLSALFMIHAGGYESSFLMKYGYSVCNSLVLLCVPLFIAVGLVMEKSGIGKSLVNFVGIFVGRIKGGLAVVAVVACAAFGSIAGSSLATLSCISSIMMPRFEEAGYPRDYVATLITCACPLGLLIPPSAHMILYSWAGRQPLLACFLATVGPGLLLVLLLSVVSLIVLRKDPNIKVRAKMPPREFLAAARDDTFSALPAILMPVIVLGGIYSGTFTPTEAAAVAIIYSIPIGFFVYKKLTLRKLYETFVETASTTGVIMVMIFCVMMLSRIYIMEDMPGLIADFLRSFSNNKNVILLGVNIVVLIMGMIMDDTSCLLLGTPILLPVVQSFGVDPIHFAAIMGVNVAIGLLTPPTAPALYFGIQVTKTPLSGMLKTDIILLVTCWLPTLIAVTYFPDLALWLPKLILG, translated from the coding sequence ATGCTTATAGTCGCGGTTGGAATAATTATTTTAGGTCTTCTGAGCGGGATATACCTGCCGTACGTTTTTGTCCTCTCCGCCCTTTTCATGATTCATGCCGGCGGCTACGAAAGCAGTTTTCTTATGAAGTACGGATACAGCGTCTGCAACTCATTAGTACTGCTTTGCGTCCCGCTTTTTATCGCCGTCGGCCTTGTTATGGAAAAGAGCGGCATTGGCAAGTCACTCGTCAATTTTGTCGGGATATTTGTCGGCCGTATAAAGGGCGGCCTTGCGGTCGTCGCGGTCGTGGCCTGCGCAGCCTTCGGCTCCATCGCCGGCAGCAGCCTGGCGACGCTTTCGTGTATCAGCAGCATTATGATGCCGAGGTTTGAGGAGGCCGGATATCCGAGGGACTACGTCGCGACCTTGATCACATGCGCCTGTCCTCTCGGGCTGCTCATACCGCCGAGCGCCCACATGATCCTTTATTCATGGGCCGGCAGACAGCCGCTTCTTGCGTGTTTCCTCGCCACAGTCGGTCCGGGGCTGCTGCTTGTGCTCCTGCTCTCGGTCGTGAGCCTGATAGTATTGAGAAAAGACCCTAATATCAAGGTACGCGCGAAGATGCCGCCCAGAGAATTCCTGGCTGCGGCAAGAGACGACACGTTCTCGGCACTTCCCGCGATCCTTATGCCCGTCATCGTCCTCGGAGGAATCTACAGCGGCACATTTACGCCTACCGAAGCAGCCGCTGTCGCGATAATCTACTCCATCCCCATAGGATTCTTCGTCTACAAAAAATTAACGCTCAGAAAGCTGTACGAGACCTTTGTCGAGACCGCCTCCACCACAGGTGTGATTATGGTGATGATTTTCTGCGTAATGATGCTCAGCCGTATCTACATCATGGAAGATATGCCCGGTCTGATCGCGGACTTCTTAAGAAGCTTCTCAAACAACAAGAATGTAATTCTGTTAGGTGTAAATATAGTGGTGCTGATAATGGGAATGATAATGGACGACACGAGCTGCCTGCTCCTAGGCACTCCGATCCTTCTTCCCGTCGTCCAGAGTTTCGGTGTGGACCCCATACACTTTGCTGCAATCATGGGTGTAAACGTAGCTATCGGGCTCCTGACACCGCCGACGGCCCCGGCCCTTTACTTCGGCATCCAAGTGACTAAGACTCCGCTTTCGGGGATGCTCAAGACCGACATAATCCTGCTCGTCACCTGCTGGCTGCCTACTCTGATAGCCGTCACATATTTCCCCGACCTTGCACTGTGGCTTCCGAAGCTGATATTGGGATAA
- a CDS encoding TRAP transporter small permease, which yields MSSEEIVYRLMQLKRSSPWQLLLRIQEYILFITTCAMVTILGLVVVCRYILRVDLFGFDEIVMISAFWMYFIGSSYAMEKREHVKVDLLERMLPLRGQRILRIFADVVQVLVALETMRLSIAYIINGINIWPTTSAWGIPLITSMCAVTVGFVLMAFYVVVQLLEDIYENNGDDGLGMVGGER from the coding sequence ATGAGTAGCGAAGAGATTGTTTACCGTCTGATGCAGTTAAAGAGATCAAGCCCCTGGCAGTTACTGCTCCGTATACAGGAATATATACTTTTTATAACTACATGCGCGATGGTGACTATTCTCGGACTCGTAGTCGTCTGCAGATACATCCTCAGAGTCGACCTCTTCGGGTTTGATGAAATCGTAATGATATCCGCGTTCTGGATGTATTTTATCGGCAGTTCTTATGCCATGGAAAAGCGCGAGCACGTCAAAGTGGACCTTCTTGAGAGGATGCTGCCGCTTCGCGGACAAAGAATTCTGAGGATATTTGCCGACGTCGTCCAAGTGCTTGTCGCTTTGGAGACCATGAGGCTTTCGATTGCATATATCATCAACGGTATAAATATATGGCCTACCACATCCGCTTGGGGAATCCCTCTCATTACGTCCATGTGCGCCGTGACCGTTGGATTTGTGCTTATGGCTTTTTACGTTGTCGTTCAGCTGTTAGAGGACATCTATGAAAACAATGGCGACGATGGCCTGGGTATGGTGGGAGGAGAACGCTGA
- the dctP gene encoding TRAP transporter substrate-binding protein DctP: MNINNIKKVICVCSIVMIAALAIIISENAAHAARKLKFYAPYPSDSYTSKALVDLVKMIKEKTDGEIDFKVFPSGQLCIYEDSIEEVRAGTIDASFTWLTKRYHPKLDIGNLPGLCTTGFPEYELMFLDPKSPFCKIIETYSNEAGFVSLGGWLDPRIGFILSKVPKNPKDNLKKNISLRVPAMPSVRDMATAMGYNTVTMDYSEVFSALQTGQIDGASNIPAEDAYLQARDMIKCFDANNMGSTPGWLIINKKLWESFGPKNQKIVQDCIAFQIKKWLPVARGTEKKYEDELEKHGVKVIRYSSEEAIKRSAEIRANVWPKYADTYGKDTLKVLEDAVVANQKKVLSGKK; encoded by the coding sequence ATGAACATCAATAATATCAAAAAGGTTATTTGTGTCTGCAGCATAGTGATGATAGCCGCTTTAGCGATAATCATAAGTGAAAACGCGGCCCACGCCGCCAGGAAGCTGAAATTTTACGCGCCATATCCCTCAGATAGCTATACAAGCAAAGCGCTCGTCGACCTGGTAAAGATGATAAAGGAAAAAACGGATGGGGAAATCGATTTCAAAGTATTCCCTTCGGGGCAGCTCTGCATTTATGAAGATTCAATTGAAGAAGTCCGTGCGGGAACGATAGACGCGTCTTTCACGTGGCTCACTAAAAGATATCACCCGAAGCTCGATATCGGAAACCTCCCGGGGTTGTGCACCACGGGTTTTCCAGAGTACGAACTTATGTTTCTCGACCCTAAGTCGCCTTTCTGCAAAATCATCGAAACATATTCAAATGAGGCTGGATTTGTAAGCCTCGGCGGATGGCTTGACCCTCGCATAGGATTCATCCTTTCCAAAGTCCCCAAAAATCCCAAGGACAATCTGAAAAAAAATATCTCTCTAAGAGTCCCCGCAATGCCCTCTGTCCGCGATATGGCGACCGCAATGGGGTACAACACCGTGACGATGGATTACTCTGAAGTTTTCAGCGCGCTGCAGACAGGACAGATAGACGGCGCTTCGAATATACCTGCAGAGGACGCCTACCTGCAGGCCCGCGATATGATCAAATGTTTTGATGCGAACAACATGGGGTCAACCCCCGGCTGGCTCATAATAAACAAAAAGCTGTGGGAATCGTTCGGCCCCAAAAATCAGAAGATCGTGCAGGACTGCATCGCCTTCCAGATAAAAAAATGGCTGCCCGTCGCTAGAGGAACTGAAAAGAAGTACGAGGATGAACTTGAGAAGCATGGCGTAAAGGTTATCAGGTACTCAAGCGAAGAAGCCATCAAACGTAGCGCCGAGATACGCGCCAATGTCTGGCCAAAATACGCGGACACTTATGGCAAGGATACACTGAAGGTTCTTGAAGACGCCGTAGTTGCAAACCAGAAGAAGGTACTATCGGGGAAAAAATAA
- the tadA gene encoding tRNA adenosine(34) deaminase TadA, with protein sequence MDDAFYMREALAEARLALSCGEIPVGAVVACGDRIIGRGHNTRSLGNSPLGHAELNALSDAAKKINSWRFDDCHIYVTLEPCVMCSGALVQCRVGRIVFGAEDPKAGGCASLYEIPHDPRMSHRCEVTGGVLAAECAELLRKFFEARRKTR encoded by the coding sequence ATGGACGACGCTTTCTATATGAGAGAAGCGCTTGCGGAGGCTCGTCTCGCGCTTAGCTGTGGCGAGATTCCCGTCGGCGCGGTCGTCGCGTGCGGCGACAGGATAATCGGGCGCGGGCACAACACTCGCTCGCTGGGCAATTCTCCGCTCGGGCACGCCGAACTCAACGCGCTTTCCGACGCGGCAAAAAAAATAAATTCTTGGCGCTTCGACGACTGCCACATCTACGTCACGCTCGAGCCGTGCGTGATGTGTTCAGGCGCCCTCGTGCAGTGCCGCGTCGGAAGGATCGTCTTCGGCGCGGAGGATCCGAAGGCCGGAGGCTGCGCGTCGCTCTACGAGATCCCGCACGACCCGCGCATGAGCCACAGATGCGAAGTGACTGGCGGCGTGCTCGCCGCTGAATGCGCGGAACTGCTGCGGAAATTTTTCGAGGCCAGGAGAAAAACGCGCTGA
- a CDS encoding sodium:solute symporter family protein, translating to MLLFYFSAFALLALFIAAGVVVGGRGGKKDYSLGGRKAGAAGVTGILLGALVGGASTVGTVQMAYGYGMTAWWFTLGGGIGCLMLGLRFASQLRASEITTVADYLEKSYGDRGKAIALAATVSSSLGTFISVCAQFLSCIALIRGVVPIPAWLAALVAALSIWGFIASGGIKSFAALGEAKIIILCVVLVTCAAAAAFRNGAAPFVDLSFQPWFNVFGRGFFPEVGCLASMIVGVFTTQIYLQSIAAAKDIRSARAGAFTSALLMPQMGLLGCWIGLTMRASGVDVSPDKALSWFIANNFPPLVGGLIWGGILITVIGCAAGLILGVATNISKNFIPATVKRKYEGGGRVEQLLVTAMISIAAFCAIGGAGSMILEWSFVSMGLRGSGTFLPLIVAILRPGALPPSWALASSAGGLAAMLLWAALRLPSDPLFAGLALSSLCVGTGLFHAKNKRK from the coding sequence ATGCTTTTATTTTATTTTTCCGCGTTCGCGCTGCTCGCACTCTTCATAGCAGCGGGCGTCGTCGTCGGCGGGCGCGGCGGGAAAAAAGACTACAGCCTCGGCGGCAGAAAAGCCGGAGCGGCCGGCGTGACCGGCATACTGCTCGGCGCGCTCGTAGGAGGGGCGTCGACGGTCGGAACGGTGCAGATGGCTTACGGCTATGGGATGACCGCGTGGTGGTTCACTCTCGGCGGCGGGATAGGCTGCCTTATGCTCGGACTGCGCTTCGCGTCGCAGCTGCGCGCGTCGGAGATAACGACCGTCGCCGACTACCTTGAAAAAAGCTACGGCGATCGCGGCAAAGCGATAGCGCTCGCCGCCACCGTATCGTCGTCGCTCGGGACCTTCATATCCGTATGCGCACAATTTTTATCGTGCATCGCCCTGATACGCGGCGTCGTTCCGATCCCCGCGTGGCTCGCGGCACTCGTCGCGGCCCTTTCGATATGGGGCTTCATCGCGTCCGGCGGCATAAAAAGCTTTGCAGCTCTAGGCGAGGCAAAAATAATCATACTCTGCGTCGTGCTCGTAACATGCGCCGCTGCCGCCGCCTTCCGCAACGGCGCGGCCCCGTTCGTCGATTTGTCATTTCAGCCGTGGTTCAACGTATTCGGGCGCGGTTTCTTCCCCGAGGTCGGATGCCTGGCGTCGATGATCGTCGGCGTCTTCACAACGCAGATATACCTTCAATCAATAGCGGCGGCAAAAGACATACGCAGCGCGCGCGCAGGAGCCTTCACTTCGGCGCTGCTGATGCCGCAGATGGGGCTTCTCGGCTGCTGGATAGGGCTAACGATGCGCGCGTCCGGCGTCGACGTATCTCCCGATAAGGCGCTCTCATGGTTCATCGCGAACAACTTCCCGCCGCTCGTAGGCGGCCTGATATGGGGTGGCATACTCATCACCGTCATAGGCTGCGCTGCCGGGCTGATACTCGGAGTTGCGACGAATATTTCGAAAAATTTCATTCCAGCAACGGTAAAGCGGAAATATGAAGGCGGCGGCCGCGTCGAACAGCTGCTCGTCACGGCGATGATATCTATAGCCGCGTTCTGTGCGATCGGCGGAGCCGGCAGCATGATTCTTGAATGGAGCTTTGTGAGCATGGGACTGCGCGGCTCTGGCACATTCCTTCCTCTGATAGTCGCGATACTGAGGCCAGGCGCGCTTCCGCCGTCGTGGGCGCTCGCGTCGAGCGCCGGCGGGCTGGCCGCGATGTTGCTGTGGGCTGCGCTGCGACTTCCCTCCGACCCGCTCTTCGCAGGTCTCGCGCTGTCGTCGCTCTGCGTAGGCACCGGTCTGTTTCATGCTAAAAATAAAAGAAAATGA
- a CDS encoding transcriptional regulator — protein sequence MNLQEMASLLDAKNISTEFDLGGIEVNHAYACDLMSDVLAFCTPGTLLLTGLTNVQIVRTAQMLDIPAVIFVRGKVPLEETLQLAKDNDIPILVTKHTMFEACGILYENGMKPIVRDPEI from the coding sequence ATGAATTTGCAGGAAATGGCGTCACTGCTTGACGCAAAGAATATTTCGACGGAATTTGACCTCGGCGGCATAGAGGTGAATCACGCTTACGCTTGCGACCTTATGAGCGACGTTCTCGCCTTCTGTACGCCGGGGACTCTTCTTCTGACAGGGCTGACTAATGTCCAGATCGTGCGCACGGCGCAGATGCTCGACATTCCCGCGGTGATTTTCGTGCGCGGCAAAGTCCCTCTTGAAGAGACGCTTCAGCTCGCAAAAGACAACGACATTCCCATTCTGGTCACTAAGCACACGATGTTCGAGGCGTGCGGCATTCTCTATGAAAATGGCATGAAGCCTATAGTGCGGGATCCGGAGATTTAA
- a CDS encoding ATP-binding protein — MGAPVCLEYRIEGNDFMVAGAASNNIKNTLKMLGIPSDVCRRVAVITYEAEINLVIHGGGGILKAEITEDRVEILVEDEGPGIADIEKAMTEGYSTATEQAREMGFGAGMGLPNIKRNSDIFKIESEVGRGTTLNCTVFFNKK, encoded by the coding sequence ATGGGCGCCCCTGTCTGTCTCGAATACAGAATTGAGGGGAACGATTTTATGGTTGCGGGCGCGGCCTCCAATAATATTAAAAATACCCTCAAGATGTTGGGAATACCTTCCGATGTGTGCAGGCGCGTTGCCGTCATTACCTACGAGGCGGAGATCAACCTTGTCATTCACGGCGGAGGGGGAATTTTAAAAGCTGAGATCACCGAGGACCGCGTCGAAATTTTGGTCGAGGACGAGGGGCCCGGCATCGCGGATATCGAAAAGGCGATGACCGAGGGCTACAGCACGGCGACCGAACAGGCGCGGGAAATGGGTTTTGGAGCCGGAATGGGGCTTCCAAATATAAAAAGGAACAGCGACATCTTCAAAATAGAATCGGAAGTGGGAAGAGGAACGACGCTTAACTGCACGGTCTTTTTCAACAAAAAATAA